ACATGTCATTTTCTATAAAGTCAATTCCATCTGATGGATTTATGTCAAATACTCGGCTTCGTGCAATTCTAGTCACTGGTTATGAATGCTCATGAACGTGCCTCAATTTTCTAATATACAAAAAAACTAAAGCAAGATGTAAATTACAATATAGTGAGTACTAACCAATACAAAACATTGTCTTAAACTAGTCTAGTATGCAGGCTAGTCACTCCAAAATACATCAACAAGCCTTTAGCTACACAAAATCAAAACTTCAACTTCTATTACCCGCGCCAACATTCAGCTTCCAAGTTCCAACAACAATTTTTCGAGGGTCGACTTTCAACTACCAATAAATAGACATTCCAACactgaaaaataaaaataaataaaaatttgaggggcaaaaaaaacaaatattTGCAAAGACACTGCCAAAAGCCCATTTCCGAAAAACAAAAGAGAAGGCAGAGCCCAAACATAACTATTTTCTGGGCCCAGTTGCGACTTGCAGCGGGGACCTCTCCCGGTTTTAAACCAACAACCTCTCTGCCGGAGTCCAGAGCCCAGGCTCCAAAACCGCAACCAAATGTCCTCCTCGTCCCCCTCCCCtaccccgtcgccgtcgccgtcccgCCTGGTGCCGCAGCTCCTGGTCGccctcctccagcgccgccgcttCGACTCCGCGCTCTGCCCGTCCCCCACCTTCCGGGGCTTCTCGCCGTCCTCCATCGCCGCCTTGCTCGCCGCCATCCCGCGCCTCATCCTCCCGCGCTCCGCGGGCCGCCTCTGCCCGCAGCGGCCCTTCCCCTCCCCGTCCTCCTCCTACCACCGCCGGGTCGCCGCCGCGCTCACCCTCGCCTTCCTCAACTGGTCCCACTCCGACGCCATCCCGCACGTCGTCCCGCTCACCGAGGCCCCGCTCCGCGCCGCCGCGCTCTCCCTCGCCCGCGCCCGCGCGCTCCCCGCGCTCTTCGGCCTCCTCCGCGAGCACGCCCCGCTCGTCTCCACCGCCGCGCTCACCGACGTCATCCGCGCGCTCGGCGAGGAGGGCCTCCCGCGGCAGGCCCTCGCCGCCTTCCACCGCGCGCGCCAGCTCCGGTGCTCCCCGGACGCGCAGTGCTACAACACACTGCTCGCTGCGCTGTGCCGGAACGGCCGGTTCAAGGAGGCCAGGTTCCTGCTCGACCAGATGGAGCGCCCCGGGGCGCGCTGCAGGCCTGACTCCTACACCTACACCGTGCTCATTTCCTGGTACTGCCGGATCGGGGCGGGGACTGGGTGCCGGAAGGCCGCCAGGAGAAGGATCTATGAGGCCGGCAGGCTGTTCCGGAGGATGGGAGAGAAGGGGCTGGAGCCGGACGTCGTGACCTACAACTGTTATATTAATGGCCTCTGCAAGACGTACCGCGTGGAGCGTGCGCAcgaggtgtttgatgaaatggtgAAGAAGGGGTGCATGCCGAACCGGGTGACATATAACTCTTTTGTGAGGTATTACAGTGCGGTGAATAAGGTTGACAAGGCTATTGAGTGGATGAGGGAGATGGTGGCGAGGGGGCATGGGGTGGCGACATCAAGCACATACACACCTCTTATACATTCGCTATACGAGAGTGGGCGGATCGGGGATGCAAGGCGGTTCATGATCGAGATGGCGGAAAGTGGGCACCTACCCAGGGAACACACCTACAAGCTTGTGAAGGATGCAACCGAGGAGGCCGATGAGGAGGCCTTGCCAGCAGAGCTGTGTCACTCCATTGAGGATGGCATCAAGGAAAGGTTTCAGCATGTCATGCGTATGAAGCCCATAATGCGACCAGTGACAAGATAATCAGGATCAACATTGAGGTTGTGCAAACTTAACACAGGAGAGGTTCATCCTGCACACAGAAGCTTCTTGATTGAGATGTCCAAGGGGCATGCTAATGCATGTGTAAGCTGTTGAAGACTCTGATCGGGAGTGCCTTGGGTAGGAAGCTTTGTTGAAAGAGCCTTGCCTTTGAGAGTAGATGATGATCCCAGGGGAAAAGCACTTAATGAAATGAGATTCAAGCCCAAAACACCACCAATCAGAACTCACAGGATTTGTTCCGAGGCAAAGATGAAGTGGATTTGTGCAGAAGGTAAATGATGTCTGAGATTCTTCTCACAATCATAATTGATGCGGGTGCAACAGCCAACAAGCCTGACCTGTTGTTGTTTACAAGTGGTAAAACCTTTGTTACTGTACATTTCTGGGATCGTGTAGTTTGCAGCATGACCATCATAAATTTGTATTTCGCATTTTCTTTTATATACTTTCATCACAAGGAATTTGCTTTTCTTACCCAGGTCTACACATGTTCAGTTTACCAGAATTGCCAGTAAATTGTTGGTGAAATTGTGTGTTTTCTGTTCATAATTACATTAATGCTTTGTAATTTTTTGCAATGGCATCATTGGGATTGTATCTATATTAGAAGTCACTGCCTTCTCTGTTGCTATATAATGTTTGGGAATTTGGTGAACATGCGCATGAAGTGTATAGTGTATGTCAAATAAGATAAAGCAAGCTGTATGAAAGTCACACATTCTTTACTGTGACGAATAAGTCACTCCTATAAAACAAAATGACTTACAAAGGTACCATTTCTACAAAAAGAACTTCACACATGAACTCGGAATATGGATAACAACAAGGACCCCAAAAATTAGTTTCACAAATTGCACACAACTTCCAGTCCATGGTTGACAGATGATTTATACTGATCCGTCATACCGATACAGAAGTAGAAACTCTGTAAGCTTATGTTGTCTGCTTTCTGTTCGTGGCCTTCGCTGTATATACCAAACAACCATCTGTTGCTCCCTCCATTTGATGCTTATGAAATGTTCAGGGATCTGACTCTTCATGGTTTCCAAGCTGATGGAGGTGGTGGGGGTGTCGGGAACATTGGGGGAACTGCTGAGAAGATGGTGTTCTTATCAATTGAATATCTGCCGGTATCGATGTCAGCTAGAGAAATCAATGCTGCAACCAAGCCAGCATTTGCTGCAAGGGTAGGTTCTGTGTAATTGTAATTTGTGCGGATATCTTTGAAGCCATCATGCTTGTCAGGGCCAGCAACCATTGCTCCGACGAGGATATTAGGGTTTGCTTTCTTAGACTCTCTCCATTTAAAACCTCCTTTGCATCCGTACTTGACACCGTTATGAGGGATTGATGCCCCTCTGTGATGAACACGCTTCGGGTACTTCTTTCCAAAACCCACGACGTAGCTCATCTTTTGTGGGTTCTTGCCTAGGATGTAATCAAGCTGCAAATTGAAGGGTTCTGAGTGTCAATTGACTAATTCCTGCTAACGTACATTATACATTATTTTAGTCCAGGAGTATTGAGTACAAACTCTACCTGTGACTTTGCAAACTTGCGGAGGACATCTGTGGTATAGAAATTAGGTCCACAATACCACCCTGGTGTATCTGCGGTGTCCAGATAATCAGCATACAAAGAGGCAAGGAAAGCTGCATTGACGACGTACTGAAGTGGTTGAGGCCCTCCATGGTTGAGTTGTATCAATCCTCCTGCAAAACATTCGGTTACTTAACTTTCCAGTGTGGAAGTGGGTTTAGAGAGGCAGTGAAAAACAAAGAAGGGCATCACCAACCTTTAGTGaagttgaatgaattgaatactGGTAAATATGAGCACATGACATTGTCAGTTTGGTTGTGGAATGTCCTTAATATTTCTTCATAAGGATACCCTGGACTTAGGAAGAGCCGCAACCTGCTGAGAAGAACCTGCGTAATGTAGAAAGCGTTAATGCTGGATCATTCTTCATTAGCATTGATCATCATTTTCTACTAATATTCTGATTTTTTTAAAGCACTGATGTTCTTTTTCTTCTCATTTAGATGCTGTCAGACTGCTTGTTTGTTATTCCTTTGGTGTTAAATGTTAAGTATTTCTAAGACATCCAGTTAACTGAACATAGGTATGAAGTATGCTAACCTGAGATCCTGGAAGCTTGTCATCCCAGGTAAACACTCCATAGTTTGGGCTGCCAATCCAGAACGCGCCTGCATGCTTTGCCATCCCTGGAGCTGTGGCGATCGTCAGGTACGATGTGTTTCCCGTGGCGAAGTACATCCACGCACCACCCCACACAAACTCATCCCAGTAGCTGGTGGAATTGTAGAACAGCGACTGATCAGAGCCATTGGGGCTGTATCGGCCGCGCTGCAGCCTACCGAACTTGTACAGCGCCTTGGCACCATGGACGAGCTTGTCAGAGTACGCCTTGCTGTCCTTGAACACTATGGAAGCCGCAGCGAGAGCGGCGGCCATCTCAGCGGCAAGATCCGAGCAAGAGTGGCACTCGATGACAGGCCTCTTGTAATCAATGTCCTCTGGCCTCATCCAGCAGTAGTGGTCGTTCGGCATGGGGCCTTTAGAGGTGTCACCCACGCCGACCTGCAACAAGAAGTTCATATGACATCAGGGAACTGAAAGTTTACTCAATTGAGTGGATCTGGTGGCCAATTTCCCGGGATACGAGCAATCGGTGCAACCGAGATGATCAGCCTCAACGAACCTGGGCGACAATCCGGTCGATGGTGTCGGCGGACGAGTTGAAGGTCTTGAGCATGTAGTCGGTGCCCCACTTGATGATCTCCTTGACATGGTCGAGCTCGCCGATGGCCTCGTACTTGGCCCTGTACTCGATCACCGTCCAGCTGAGCATGGTCATGGACCAGGCCATGGGGTAGTTGAACTTGATGGCGTCGCCTGCGTCGTAGAAGCCTCCGACCAAGCTCTTCTTGACGGTGCTGTCCGAGAGGCCGTCCTTCATGCCGGAGTTGCCCCTCCAGCTCACGCCGTTGTGCTTGGGCAGATGACCAGCTGACAATTTCAGACCACGACACAACGTCAGAACTCACAAGGTGCGCTCTATTTTTGCTCTCCTATGAATAGATAGTTCCTTTTGCTTATACTTTTTTCAGATACGTATGGAGACAATAGTTACTTTTTCCAAGGTGAAGCTTCTTCCGGTAAAATATGGGCATACGTAGTAACTCGGCCAGATCTCACCATCCCAGACATGCTAAATGTAGGAGGACAGGATGAGGTGGCGAGAAGGCGAGAGGAGGACAAAGAGCTACAATAACTAGAATTGTTTGCATGCCCCCCGTCGGTACCACGCAAAAGCGGATCTGGTCTCGGGCCGGTGCAGTGCAGGGAGAGGAAAGGGACGAACGAACGAGAGGTGGAAATCGAAGCAAAGGTAAAAAAAGATGCAGatggaaaaaagaagaagaagctggaAAAACTCACATCGCTGGGCGTTGAAGAACATGAGCGCCTTGTGCAGCGCGAGGGTGTACtggtccggcggcggcggcgggggcttCTTGTGCGGGACGAGCTTGACGATCATCATGACGAAGCCGACGAAGAGGCCGACGCCGAGGATGAGGCCGACGGTCCACATGAAGATCTTGCGGTCGATGACCATGCAGCCGATGTCCAcgtacttcttcttcttcttcccggCCTGGTCGCCCGGGCCGGCCAGCAGCCAGCTCTGCTGCGTCTCGTCCAGCTGGTGCCGCATCATGGCGCCCCGGTCCAGGTCCCGGCTCCGGTCGTCGTCCGTCGCCGAGTCCGCGTTCGAGATCTCCAGCGTCCCGCCCCACGGGTCCCGCCCGAACATCTTGCCGCCGGCCGCCTCCTTGCCGCTTAATTCGCGACGGCAATGGCCGGAGGAGGACGACGGAGCTGTTTCTCAATTGGAGTGTGGGTGGAGAGGGGGGAGACGAAGGTGGTGGTGGTACTAGGAATGAATGAATGATGTCCGTCCGGGGTGGTGAGCGATGGCACGGCGCTATGTTATGATGAAGTGAAACGGAGGGAGGGGTCGGGGTGGTGGTTGGGGCGTTGCTTTCGTCGTCCCCTTGGCCCGTCTTTTCGGTTTGGTCTCGTTGCCGCTATCGGATGGGTTGGCTCTGGCGGGCTCTGGTTCTAGGTGCGCCGCTTACAGTGGAGGCCGTGTGTGGTGGCCACTCCACTTCACTCGCCTCTGTAGTCTGTACCCTGCACCCCGTGGGGCTGGGCTCGTGCGCCTCCGCATTTTGTTACTGTCCGGCCGGCGAGCATTAACTTTTGGTGCAGTAGATCTGGGATCGCTAGCCATCTGGGGCGCACCAGGCATGGTCGTCTCTAGATGGATGGCTTCTCGAACTGCGTCCACGTACGTAGCGAGAGAGATTTTACTGCGCAGATGCCAATAATGCAAAGAGCGCGACAGTTCTCCTAGCTAGCTTTTGCCTCCTTCGCCGTTGCTTTGCTTGGCACAACTGAGCGGTTGCCGTTGCTCCAAGCTTGAAGCAAAGCCATGCGATTCGGGTGCTCCCGCCTGTGTTTGGGCATGCCATGCGTCTTTCTTTTAATCCCTTCTCTTTTCCATTATGCGTGCCTGCCTCTGTGGAATGGATAATAGTTAGTCTAGGTAGTAGCTACGTGGGGGGCAGGGTTGGTTGGATGCTTGAATTGGAGGGGAAGAAGACGGCCATGCCGCATGTGGCGGGGACGGGGAAAGGTACAACCACGTACGTCTAGCATAGATGCCCGTTGCCCTGAATGTATGCCGTTTTTCTCTATCTTTTTCTTCGAAGTATACTACTACCAACTGTCCTGTGCTTTTAAAACTCTATCCACTGCGTCCCAGGACATGCGTCACCTGCAAGATCCTTGTACGTATTATAATGGGATGATGATTCCTGGCTAGCTACGCTAGCCATCCACCCAAATCTAACCACACCAGCAATATTATCAAACAGGATTTGATTAAGAGCTAGCGAGGCCGACAAAGTAGTAGGGGTTGGGAATGTTGTTAGTGCTACGATAGCCTGATATAAATTGAATCGTACGGCGACGCCTGACATGGCTTGCtctaaacaaaaacaaaaaaacagtgCTGCTAGCTGCGGCTACTTCAATATGCATCAGTACTGCTGACAACCCACTAATTGCTGGTGCGTGCACCTCTTGCCGTTGCCGCCATGCATTACTGCTTCTTCACGTACAAGGATGGTACGCTGCAAGTATAGGAGTAGTTTTTGTTTTTAGTTTCTGGCATGGAAATTGCACAGGTACATACTGAAATTAAGAAAAGTGGTGGTTGTAGAAGTAGGACGCAATTGAATGAACGCCTTGATGTGTGCACTGCACACCTTAACTGGTGAGGGGTCACCCTCTTCGCAAGCTGGGCTAATTACTCAAGCTCCTCTTGGCCGGACGGGGACTAGGCAGCAGCAGCAACAAAGAAAATATTATTATATCAATGCCCCAGAGTACGTAACAAATAATTTGCTGGGGGGCGAGGCGATGAGATAAAGAAATCGAGATCTGGGCGAGCTGTCGGTGGACTGCTGTCGGTGGGGATCCCTTGGACGGACGGACGCTTGCCAAAGACGACTCATGTCCTCACGCCGGCCGGTCAGATCAGGGTCATGTGCGTTGCTACTTGCTACTGCTGGTACTATTTCCTTTCAAAAAAGGAACACGCTGGAACCGGGTTGCCCACCGGGCGCCAAGGACCCGGCTGGCTCTCCTCCTTCACCGGAATCAGatctttgttttctttttgtaAGTCTTTGTTTTCTGAAGGCGTACGTTGGTGAGTGGATAATCTGAGACCCGTAGGATTCGGTGTTGCATTTGTTTTTTCCATTGTGGAGAGAAGAGTAGTTGGAATTTTATTTATAGAAGGTCCAAAAGGTGCAGATGGTTGCTCCACTGGAGACTGGAGACTGGAGTGAAGGGTGGAGAAGGGAGATGCTTGGTATTTTTGGCGCACGTACTAAAAAAAtggaaagaaaataaaaattgGAGGTGCTCTAGGCAGTGAGCGGTGGATTTGGTCAGGCGCTGCGGCCTGGAGTGTCGGCAGGCAAATCCGGTAGGAAAATCAGAGATGCCTTGTCTCGCGCGCAGGCGCACTGAAACCCAGAGAGATTCGCCTGTTGCTGTTGGGGAGAGGGCCGTGACCGAGCGTCAACCACAGTCCACGCCTACCGTTGGCCGAGGCGGCGTCGTACCTGCTGCCTTCTGGCTAGAGCTGGCTCACCCCAGGCGCCTCTCAGAAAGGACCCATCGCATCGCTGGGACGAATTTTTGGGCTCTGTATGTGTGTATGTATCAGTTCCGGTCTTGGAATCATCTGAAGCGTGAGCGAGAGGGGGGACGATAGAGATGCCATTTTAGGTGCGCAAATTTGATGGGTTCAGAAATACTAGGTTGTCAACTTCTGCTCCGCTGAATATGAATATTTCTGCTGCAGGGATCAGCACCAAGTATCAATGTATCATGCAACTCCATCGCAAAATCACGCACGGGGAAAATATCAGGTGCTCCGGGAGCTCGTATGATACGGGAGCACCTGGGCCGTCAGATTTAAGATCCAATGGTCATTTGAGGATACTTAATTGCTCGCAACAAATTTTGTTCTCATCACGTCTACTGTTGCCACGATTCGGCAAAATTTGTTCTCAACAAGTACTAGAATCGTTTAATTTTTCAATATTATCCATTATTGGGGTGAGCTACGGTGGTGCGGGTACTTCAATGGTTGAATTTCTCGATATTGTCCATTATTGGCGTGAGCTACGATGGTGCAATGTCCACAATTGCAAATTTGTGAAGAATTTGAAGGCATACAGTCGTAGCCCTTGTCTCCGCTTTGTTTTGGGTCATTTTTGTGTTTATGGGTTCAGTTTATCGTATACTTAAATGTATATAGTGTTCTATTGATTTGATGTGAATCAAGTATAATTTGGAAAAAAAAATATAAACTACTACTCCATTGAATATAAATAATTTTTGCTCCAATGATCAACACTAGGGacgtgtttggttgcccgcatttGGGCCAACCAGGCCCGCGCGGAATTGAATCGACCTGTTTAGTTGGCCTGCATACACTGTTCGGCCTGCACGGCACGAACTTTAAAGAACTCACAGTCAGGCCCACGAGCTACGCCCAGATCGGCAGTTTCTCCAAAGTcaggtgatgacccacaagtataggagatctatcgtagtccttttgataagtaagagtgtcgaacccaacgaggagcagaaggaaatgacaagcagttttcagtaaggtattctctgcaagcacagaaattatcggtaacagatagttttatgataaggtaattcgtaacagGTAACAattaacaaaagtaaacaaggtgcagcaaggtggcccaatcctttttgtagcaaaggacaagcctggacaaactcttatataaaggaaagcgctcccgaggacacatgggaattatcgtcaagctagttttcatcatgctcatatgattcgcgttcgttactttgataatttgatatgtgggtggaccgatgcttggatactgcccttccttggacaagcatcccacttatgattaacccccctcgcaagcatccgcaactacgaaataagaattaaggtaaacctaaccatatcatgaaacatatggatccaaatcaaccccttacgaagcaacgcataaactagggtttaaacttctgtcactctagcaacccatcatctacttattacttctaaatgccttcccctaggcccaaacaatggtgaaatgtcatgtagtctacgttcacataacaccactagaggaaaggcaacatacatctcatcaaaatatcgaacgaataccaaattcacatgactacttataacaagacttctcccatgtcctcaggaacaaacgtaaccactcacaaatcatattcatgttcataatcagaggggtagtaa
This genomic window from Aegilops tauschii subsp. strangulata cultivar AL8/78 chromosome 4, Aet v6.0, whole genome shotgun sequence contains:
- the LOC109737693 gene encoding pentatricopeptide repeat-containing protein At1g77405, whose product is MSSSSPSPTPSPSPSRLVPQLLVALLQRRRFDSALCPSPTFRGFSPSSIAALLAAIPRLILPRSAGRLCPQRPFPSPSSSYHRRVAAALTLAFLNWSHSDAIPHVVPLTEAPLRAAALSLARARALPALFGLLREHAPLVSTAALTDVIRALGEEGLPRQALAAFHRARQLRCSPDAQCYNTLLAALCRNGRFKEARFLLDQMERPGARCRPDSYTYTVLISWYCRIGAGTGCRKAARRRIYEAGRLFRRMGEKGLEPDVVTYNCYINGLCKTYRVERAHEVFDEMVKKGCMPNRVTYNSFVRYYSAVNKVDKAIEWMREMVARGHGVATSSTYTPLIHSLYESGRIGDARRFMIEMAESGHLPREHTYKLVKDATEEADEEALPAELCHSIEDGIKERFQHVMRMKPIMRPVTR
- the LOC109737692 gene encoding endoglucanase 10, which translates into the protein MFGRDPWGGTLEISNADSATDDDRSRDLDRGAMMRHQLDETQQSWLLAGPGDQAGKKKKKYVDIGCMVIDRKIFMWTVGLILGVGLFVGFVMMIVKLVPHKKPPPPPPDQYTLALHKALMFFNAQRSGHLPKHNGVSWRGNSGMKDGLSDSTVKKSLVGGFYDAGDAIKFNYPMAWSMTMLSWTVIEYRAKYEAIGELDHVKEIIKWGTDYMLKTFNSSADTIDRIVAQVGVGDTSKGPMPNDHYCWMRPEDIDYKRPVIECHSCSDLAAEMAAALAAASIVFKDSKAYSDKLVHGAKALYKFGRLQRGRYSPNGSDQSLFYNSTSYWDEFVWGGAWMYFATGNTSYLTIATAPGMAKHAGAFWIGSPNYGVFTWDDKLPGSQVLLSRLRLFLSPGYPYEEILRTFHNQTDNVMCSYLPVFNSFNFTKGGLIQLNHGGPQPLQYVVNAAFLASLYADYLDTADTPGWYCGPNFYTTDVLRKFAKSQLDYILGKNPQKMSYVVGFGKKYPKRVHHRGASIPHNGVKYGCKGGFKWRESKKANPNILVGAMVAGPDKHDGFKDIRTNYNYTEPTLAANAGLVAALISLADIDTGRYSIDKNTIFSAVPPMFPTPPPPPSAWKP